The Actinomyces lilanjuaniae genome segment CAGCACGCACCGACGGGGTCTCCAGGTTGTTGAGCTCGACAATGACGGCCACCGTCTCGGCGACGTCCGGGCTCCCCGTCGAGGAGGCCACGTCCCACAGGGACTGCCCGGGCTGGACAACTGCCGTGGAAGTCCCGGTGTAGCCCGGCTGGCCCAGCGCCGACAGCACGATGCCCCCGGCAACCAGCACCGCCACCACGAGGGTGACCACCAGACCTGCGGCCAGGTACCGCACCGCAGCAGGTACAGACGGGGCGCACACCCCCTCGGCTCCCGGGGCGGTGGACACAGCTTTGGACGCCATCCCGCCCCCGCGCTGGAGCCGATGTCGTCCAGCACGGACCGCCGGGTGAGCGAGCGACATCCGAGAGGGGCGCCTTGCGGGGGCGCGCACGACCAGAGGAGCACCCGGCCGCCGAGGGGGCATCTCCAGCAGTCGGGGGGTTGCCTGGCCACCTTCCCGGCTACCGCCGCCGTCAGGACGCACAGGGGCGGCCACGTCAGGTACCGGCCGCAGGTGGGTCGGGCGCCCGGTCCCGCGACGAGCGCCCGTACGGTGCGGACGACGCTGCTCCTCACCCCCGGGCGCGGCAGGAACCAGGCTCAGGTGCCGGGGACGGATCCGGGGAGCGGGAGCCCAGCCACGTACCTTCTGGGTGGGGCGGGACGACGGTGGGACGGCTGCTGCACTCACGAGCTCCTCCAGAACACATGTTCGACGAACGTCTGTTCGATAGACTAGCGCCCCAGAGCCGACACGTCCACCATTCTTCGAACACGTGTTTGAAGGCGTGTCCGATCGGCTCTAGGATTGGGGCACCAAGACCACCACGGGCCTACGACACGAATGCCCGGCCGGCCCCGCCCCTAGGCCTGCAGGATCACCAGGGGCGCGGCCACCTGGCTCCGCCAGCGGGGTACCAGGCTGTCGGGCAGGGCGGCGGCAG includes the following:
- a CDS encoding LysM peptidoglycan-binding domain-containing protein, producing MSAAAVPPSSRPTQKVRGWAPAPRIRPRHLSLVPAAPGGEEQRRPHRTGARRGTGRPTHLRPVPDVAAPVRPDGGGSREGGQATPRLLEMPPRRPGAPLVVRAPARRPSRMSLAHPAVRAGRHRLQRGGGMASKAVSTAPGAEGVCAPSVPAAVRYLAAGLVVTLVVAVLVAGGIVLSALGQPGYTGTSTAVVQPGQSLWDVASSTGSPDVAETVAVIVELNNLETPSVRAGQRLVVPVS